In Laspinema palackyanum D2c, the genomic stretch TGCGGATGCGCCTGAGTAAACAGATCAAACCTGATGAGGACAATATTCGATTTTTCTTCCTCTGCGCCTGCTGCCAAGGTAAAATAGAACGCATCGGGGGAGTAGAACCGAGGGACTCGACCATCTTTTTCGCCTAGATTGAGCGCGAACCCCAATCTGTAGAAAAGAAGGGGGGAAATTTGGGGGCTGAAATCCTCACGGGATAAGGCGTTGATTGCTTTTCCCCCTTTTATCCGGTTCGCGCAAACGCTGAAAGCTATATGGAGCAATGATTTGAGAGAAAAATGAATTTGACCTATTTACAAGTCGCTGGCTGTAATGGTATTTTTAATCTAGATTCGCGCAAATGCACCTTGAAAACTTTATATACCAAGAGTTTCAACCACGGGCAGTCCCAATGAACCCTAATCCCTTTCAGGGATTGAAACTCGATACCACCGCGATTTAAGCATTTCTTCGTAGGTCCCAATGAACCCTAATCCCTTTCAGGGATTGAAACCGCTTCAAGACTGTCTCCGCCGCTAAACACAAAAAGTCCCAATGAACCCTAATCCCTTTCAGGGATTGAAACGGAAATCAGTGGTCGCGATAGTGCTTATGAGATCGTCCCAATGAACCCTAATCCCTTTCAGGGATTGAAACAGAATATCGAACGCATGAAAAAGCAGATGGAATCCATGCAGTCCCAATGAACCCTAATCCCTTTCAGGGATTGAAACTTGGATATCTCCGGTAATAACAACTGTATTTAAGGGTCCCAATGAACCCTAATCCCTTTCAGGGATTGAAACCGATTAGCATCGGTTTTGAACCGGGCCGTAGGGCGTCCCAATGAACCCTAATCCCTTTCAGGGATTGAAACCAACTACGCCTACTCAAACTACTTGCTCCGAATTGTCCCAATGAACCCTAATCCCTTTCAGGGATTGAAACCAATACCACCAATGTAATAAGCCATCGGCATCCACGTCCCAATGAACCCTAATCCCTTTCAGGGATTGAAACTTGTTCCGTCTCGTTTAAAATCTGCTGGGATATATGTCCCAATGAACCCTAATCCCTTTCAGGGATTGAAACACGGAAATGTAGAGGGCTACCCCTATTACAATTCGTCCCAATGAACCCTAATCCCTTTCAGGGATTGAAACTTGACCTTTCCTTAGAAGGAGAACAGGAGATTGGCTCCAAGTCCCAATGAACCCTAATCCCTTTCAGGGATTGAAACTCGAAAGAGGTATTCGACAAGAGTGCGGCGACGGGCAAGGGTCCCAATGAACCCTAATCCCTTTCAGGGATTGAAACTTACGAGTTTTGGACCGCCCGGGATGTTGTGGAGGGTCCCAATGAACCCTAATCCCTTTCAGGGATTGAAACTTGAGCAGTTGTTGGGTTACAGAAATGGATTACAAGTCCCAATGAACCCTAATCCCTTTCAGGGATTGAAACCTAGCAATTCCGCAGGTTTCTCGCAAGGGTGCTTCCCGGGGGTCCCAATGAACCCTAATCCCTTTCAGGGATTGAAACGAGATAGGTGGTCAAACGGTCAAGATTGCCGAAGGTCCCAATGAACCCTAATCCCTTTCAGGGATTGAAACAGCCAAAAAGAAAAAGGAGAGGGATCATAACGCAGGGGTCCCAATGAACCCTAATCCCTTTCAGGGATTGAAACAGAAAGTGAGGAATGGCTAACCTCCTGTTTAAACGTCCCAATGAACCCTAATCCCTTTCAGGGATTGAAACAACCGTACCTGGTATTTGACAGGACTGAGTTACTGTCCCAATGAACCCTAATCCCTTTCAGGGATTGAAACATAAAAGTGGGGTAATCAGTGTCACCCCATGCCCAGTCCCAATGAACCCTAATCCCTTTCAGGGATTGAAACAGGGTAAGGCCGCTTATTTTTGCCTCAAATATTTGAAGTCCCAATGAACCCTAATCCCTTTCAGGGATTGAAACAGAGAAATCATAGAAGAGGCTCGGCAAAAACTAAGTCCCAATGAACCCTAATCCCTTTCAGGGATTGAAACGAATCATCATCCTCGATTTCCTCCATCACTTCAAGTCCCAATGAACCCTAATCCCTTTCAGGGATTGAAACCCTTGGGTTTGGCTTTGGTAGCAGTGGAGGATTGTCCCAATGAACCCTAATCCCTTTCAGGGATTGAAACTTACTCGAAAACTCGCTTAACCTAATTTCCTATGGCAGTCCCAATGAACCCTAATCCCTTTCAGGGATTGAAACAATTCAAAACCTAACCCGTCGAGGGTCTGGTCTCGTCCCAATGAACCCTAATCCCTTTCAGGGATTGAAACAACAATGACGACTTGTTAAAATCTTCCCCTAAAAAAAGTCCCAATGAACCCTAATCCCTTTCAGGGATTGAAACATAGACCTCGCGGCCTAGAACCAAGGTATTCGGGTCAGGTCCCAATGAACCCTAATCCCTTTCAGGGATTGAAACCTTCTCCTTCCCCGAGAGACATGACGATTTTGAGCGGTCCCAATGAACCCTAATCCCTTTCAGGGATTGAAACGATAATCCCGCGCTTTTGGAAACCGCTTGTGCTTCGTCCCAATGAACCCTAATCCCTTTCAGGGATTGAAACAATATTGGCAGACGAAGCCGTTTTGTTTGTATTAGTCCCAATGAACCCTAATCCCTTTCAGGGATTGAAACTTCATTTTTTTCCACTATTATCAGCCCTTTTTGGAGTCCCAATGAACCCTAATCCCTTTCAGGGATTGAAACTTGATATTGCCTTGCTACTGTTGTGGCCTGATGCGTCCCAATGAACCCTAATCCCTTTCAGGGATTGAAACATAGCAGTAATAATTAGTGTGTAACCGTATGGAGCGTCCCAATGAACCCTAATCCCTTTCAGGGATTGAAACCGATAAACGGAATAGAGCCGCGCCGGGAGCCGGAGTCCCAATGAACCCTAATCCCTTTCAGGGATTGAAACGCGGCGGTGGTGGTGGTTTCTCCTGCTGCTGCTCGTCCCAATGAACCCTAATCCCTTTCAGGGATTGAAACGAGACACCCATAAAGAGAAGGCTGCGATCTTAAAAGGTCCCAATGAACCCTAATCCCTTTCAGGGATTGAAACAATAAAGCTAACGTGGGAACTCGGGACCCCAAAAGTCCCAATGAACCCTAATCCCTTTCAGGGATTGAAACCTTCCAATAGCTTAGGGTCCACTTGCGCCCATGAGTCCCAATGAACCCTAATCCCTTTCAGGGATTGAAACCTACCCTCTAGCTTCATATCTTTGGCTAAGTCGCGTCCCAATGAACCCTAATCCCTTTCAGGGATTGAAACGCTAACGTGCGAATTTGATAAAATGGCATTTTTAGTCCCAATGAACCCTAATCCCTTTCAGGGATTGAAACTTGTTAAAAGTGGTGATGCCTGATTGCGTAACGGGTCCCAATGAACCCTAATCCCTTTCAGGGATTGAAACGATCGCAATGGTGAGCTAATCCAAGCCTATGCAGGTCCCAATGAACCCTAATCCCTTTCAGGGATTGAAACATCTGACAGCTTCCAAGCGCTACCTGTGGTCAACATATAACGTCCCAATGAACCCTAATCCCTTTCAGGGATTGAAACCCAACCCGATGGGCCGCGAATTGGAGTGATTGACGTCCCAATGAACCCTAATCCCTTTCAGGGATTGAAACTCATTATCATATTCCCTGGGTATTGAGTGTATGCTTGTCCCAATGAACCCTAATCCCTTTCAGGGATTGAAACATGAATCTGGGGCATTTGACGGAGTGCAAGACTAGGTGTCCCAATGAACCCTAATCCCTTTCAGGGATTGAAACCAGTTAGTTCCTGATTCCATGTTTCATCGTTCTGAGTCCCAATGAACCCTAATCCCTTTCAGGGATTGAAACCTCTGCGCCAAAAGAATTCATTCACGGATGACTCAGTCCCAATGAACCCTAATCCCTTTCAGGGATTGAAACGCCTTTCTGGTGAAGAAACACCGGATCGGGGTCTCTCCCGCGTCCCAATGAACCCTAATCCCTTTCAGGGATTGAAACATTTTTTTCGGATTATTCAAAAACCCATGAACAAGTCCCAATGAACCCTAATCCCTTTCAGGGATTGAAACTCAAAAAATATCGGGAGATACTTCTTCTCTCGACGTCCCAATGAACCCTAATCCCTTTCAGGGATTGAAACATACTTAGCCGCGCACCATCACCAAGTCTTAGCGTCCCAATGAACCCTAATCCCTTTCAGGGATTGAAACGCCACGGGCCAATCCTGGGGGGATTTTGTAATTGTCCCAATGAACCCTAATCCCTTTCAGGGATTGAAACTGAGATTTCCCCCTAACTTCCCAAAGCGGTATATGTCCCAATGAACCCTAATCCCTTTCAGGGATTGAAACCTGGATCTTCCTCTCTTTCTTCTTGTATACAAGTCCCAATGAACCCTAATCCCTTTCAGGGATTGAAACTCAATTACTCCAGAACCGGCAGTATCCTGGCTTAAAGTCCCAATGAACCCTAATCCCTTTCAGGGATTGAAACTCCCCTGATACCATATCGAACGCGACCGCCATCTCAGGTCCCAATGAACCCTAATCCCTTTCAGGGATTGAAACCCTTGAGCCGAAGATCCACCGCAACAGCAAATCCTGTCCCAATGAACCCTAATCCCTTTCAGGGATTGAAACTTTGCCAGTGAGGGGAGGGGGGATAACAATTTTGGTCTCAATGAACCCTAATCCCTTTCAGCGATTGGAACTTATGGGATGATATGACAACACCGGACCGATCGCCCCCACCTCTCTTTGTAGACTGCGATCGCCCCGGTGTCCCTTCTCACAATTCCCTAAATTAGGGTAAATTCTCTGAACCTGCTCCGATTACTCCTATTTTGTGGCGAAAGGTGAGTTCCCCTCCAAACCAGCCGGTTACTCCTAATAGGGAAGCTATCACGAGGGACAACCCTAAACCCCAGGGTACGATCGCTGCGGCAGGATCTCCCTGACGCATCCAGAGGTTGACTATACTTAGCAGCAACACTCCGATATTCCCAATCATGTGAATCCATCCGGCGCTGCGCTCACGCACTCTTTTGACTTTCACAAAATCAAACATTCCCGTGAGTCCAGCGGCGATCGCCGTGACAATTCCCCCGAAAATCAGCCAATATGACCCTTTAGCCCAAAATATATCCGATGAGAGCCAATATACCACATCGCTAACCAGTGCCGTAATCAGTAACCCGATCGGCATGGTCACAATCACCGGGTGAATCGGATGTCCGGCAATGGATAGTTTACTCGTCACACCAGAATCCAGATACTCTTCGTCTTTGGTTTCAATCACCGGGGGAATATTCGGATAAGGGGAGATTCTTCTTTCGCGTGTTTCCATAATCTTTTTTGTTACAGCAAGTTTTTAACAAATTAGGAGCGAATACTTTAGGCGATGCTTTGCTCACCCGTATTCGCTCCTAAATTAAGCTGCCTTAGTTGTAAGTCCTCTTCCCCTCAGCCTAAATCCACCTACCGGCAGATTTCATCCCCTCCAAAGGGAATAAATTTATCCCTCTGGACCGAACCATTCAGGGGTAAAACTCCCATGCAATCCGTATGGAACATGATGTTTCAGATGCAATTGGGCAGTCGGTCCTTGGGTCAAATCCTCCGCATCTAATATCACCAAATCGGACCGATGATGTGCCGCATCATAGATTAGCACCAGCAACCATCCGTCATCTTCCCGGGTTCCCCCAGGACGCGGAACGAACACGGGTTCCCCGGTAAATCCACGGGGTGCGGCACTCCAAATCTGTTGGGTTTGGGTTTGGAAGTCTAGCTTTAATACTGCCTGCAAGGGTGCATTTCCCTCGGGTGCATGGGCGGTTCCGATATACAAGTACCGATACGGTCGGCCTACTTGCTCTGGATGCAGGGAAGGAAACTCACAGCAGCGGGTTTCTATCACCTGATGCGCCACGGTTGCGGTTTCTAAATTAACCTGAAATCGCCACAACTGACCGGCAGGAACGGTATCAAAATCAACTTTGCGAAAATCTCCATCGGGGTCAACGGAGGGGAAGGAATCATAACAGACCGAATCAATGAAAATTTCGCCGTTTTCTTCCCAAGCATTGGCGTGATGGAAGACAAAGCAAGGTTCAGTTTCGATGATTTTGACCGATGAGTTCCCATCCCGAGGAATTAAAATAATTTGGGTTTTTTCATGGGGATTAAAGTCGATACATTGCCCGGGACTACGCCATCCCAATAAAAAAGGTAAGGGATTAAACCGGACGGGATTTTGGAAAAAGATACAGTAATTCGGGGTGATTGCCATGTCATGGAGGAAGGCAAACCCAGGAATGATGTGGGAATGTTGTCGCACCACTTCCCCGGTGGGGTTGAGTTCATAAATGGTGATGGTGCTGGAGGGTCCGGGTTTAACGGCAAAATTGACGAGGCAAGGTACATTGCCATCTTGTTGGGAATGGGGGTCAATGCGGGGATGCGCGGCGAAGGCATCTCCGGGATTTAAAGTACCTTGAATGGAGTCTAATCCTAGGGTTTCTAGGGTATAGGGGTCCAGGCGATGGGGTTGGGCGGCTTCCCACAAGGCGAGGAGTTTGTTTCCCCAATAAATGACGTTGGTATTGGCAATATTTTTAATATTAAAGTTAAAAATATTGGCTAACCATCCCCCGGGTTTTTGGGTGCCAAAGACGCCGCGATAGAGGATTTTCCCGGCTTGTTTTTCGGCGAGGTAGCCTTCGGTTTGGACGAAGCGGTTGCTAAAGTGAGCGCGTCCTTGGTCGATCGCAATTTTGCAGATCATGCCATCGCCATCAAAGGGGTGATGGATGGATTCGCCGTTAATATCCAGGAGTCCGGGACCGTTTTTAAAGAAGGTGCCTTGGAGTTCGGGGGGGATTTCTCCTTCGATGTCTTCAATCCAGTAGTCAAATTCCCTAGGTTGGGATTCGTAGCCTTTTTGCCAGTCTTGGCGAGTATAGGCTTTTTTGGAGGAGATGTTTTCGGGTTGACGGTTTTGGAGTTGCATG encodes the following:
- the cas2 gene encoding CRISPR-associated endonuclease Cas2; this encodes MYVVIAYDISEDKRRTKIHNILKSYGQWVQFSMFECDLNPTQYQRLRMRLSKQIKPDEDNIRFFFLCACCQGKIERIGGVEPRDSTIFFA
- a CDS encoding DUF2231 domain-containing protein: METRERRISPYPNIPPVIETKDEEYLDSGVTSKLSIAGHPIHPVIVTMPIGLLITALVSDVVYWLSSDIFWAKGSYWLIFGGIVTAIAAGLTGMFDFVKVKRVRERSAGWIHMIGNIGVLLLSIVNLWMRQGDPAAAIVPWGLGLSLVIASLLGVTGWFGGELTFRHKIGVIGAGSENLP
- a CDS encoding carotenoid oxygenase family protein, producing MQLQNRQPENISSKKAYTRQDWQKGYESQPREFDYWIEDIEGEIPPELQGTFFKNGPGLLDINGESIHHPFDGDGMICKIAIDQGRAHFSNRFVQTEGYLAEKQAGKILYRGVFGTQKPGGWLANIFNFNIKNIANTNVIYWGNKLLALWEAAQPHRLDPYTLETLGLDSIQGTLNPGDAFAAHPRIDPHSQQDGNVPCLVNFAVKPGPSSTITIYELNPTGEVVRQHSHIIPGFAFLHDMAITPNYCIFFQNPVRFNPLPFLLGWRSPGQCIDFNPHEKTQIILIPRDGNSSVKIIETEPCFVFHHANAWEENGEIFIDSVCYDSFPSVDPDGDFRKVDFDTVPAGQLWRFQVNLETATVAHQVIETRCCEFPSLHPEQVGRPYRYLYIGTAHAPEGNAPLQAVLKLDFQTQTQQIWSAAPRGFTGEPVFVPRPGGTREDDGWLLVLIYDAAHHRSDLVILDAEDLTQGPTAQLHLKHHVPYGLHGSFTPEWFGPEG